One window from the genome of Streptococcus parasanguinis encodes:
- a CDS encoding YfhO family protein has translation MNKTKLKTSLFIVSSFLIPAIMMFFIYLSQGIYWNSDTSPLLGDGYHQYVIFDTTLRNILHGTDSLFYSFQSGLGINFYALSSYYLGSFFSPLVFFFNAQSMPNAVYLITLLKFGAIGLSTYISLHGMFSKIPRSLVLTLSTSFALMSFAISQIEIKTWLDVFILAPLILYGFKKLIYNEGEILYFISLTSLFIQNYYFGFMMSIFLILWYLTQLSWDIKGIGKRFFHFVIVSLLSVITSLVMLYPTFLDLRTHGESFSNVDSIFTEKSWYLDVFAKNFIGSFDTTKYGSIPMIYVGLFPLLLAITFFFVKSIKFHVKLSYFILLTILILSFRFQLLDLLWQGMHAPNMFLHRYSWIFSLTIILMAGEVLNRIEEITWIRFSLANFLLILGFGATVLYSSHYKFLDAVNFIVTFEFLIAFYLVCLGFILKKIPPRLFYLSILFFSIFELSVNSYYQMEGIANEWVFASRSSYERDLKAIQSLVREKTDSNYRTEILHPQTGNDSMKYGYNGISQFSSVRNTDASSTLDKLGFKSEGTNLNLRYQNNSILMDSLFGVRYNLSQQPVQKFGFKEIATKNGVSLSENEYALPIAFLSAKPYKNTSFTNLTLDNQTRFIHQITDEKYKFYKKLNILSPTSQNTTSSLQTAKIEEDSHLSYASIQYEVTVPTHSQLYVNVPNLQFSNDDRKDIEISYNGQTQRYTIDNAFPFFSIGHFDTEETVTIRMSFPENSTVSFDTPEFFALDLDQYTQAIASIRQQEVAIHKKKNKLVAAYNANRDTTLIFTLPYDKGWSAKQNGKPIQIHRIQKGLMGVRVSKGSGTVTLTFVPQGFIEGLIAFFIGIILFFLYEWRQIKRRKS, from the coding sequence ATGAATAAAACAAAGCTAAAAACATCCCTTTTTATAGTATCTTCTTTCCTGATTCCAGCTATCATGATGTTCTTTATTTACCTCTCGCAAGGAATCTACTGGAACAGTGATACATCCCCCTTATTAGGAGATGGTTATCATCAGTATGTCATTTTTGATACCACACTTCGAAATATTTTACACGGGACAGATAGCCTATTTTACAGTTTTCAAAGTGGACTAGGCATTAATTTCTATGCACTCAGTAGCTATTATCTAGGAAGTTTCTTTTCTCCTCTTGTCTTCTTCTTTAATGCACAATCCATGCCGAATGCTGTTTACCTCATCACTCTTCTTAAATTTGGAGCTATTGGGTTAAGCACTTATATTAGTTTACATGGAATGTTTTCTAAAATTCCTAGATCCCTGGTTCTTACCCTTTCAACCTCATTTGCTCTTATGAGCTTTGCTATCAGCCAAATTGAAATCAAAACTTGGCTTGATGTTTTTATCCTAGCACCATTAATTCTTTATGGATTCAAAAAACTCATTTACAATGAGGGAGAGATTCTCTACTTTATCAGCTTAACCAGCTTGTTTATCCAAAATTATTATTTTGGGTTTATGATGTCTATTTTTCTTATTTTATGGTACTTGACACAACTGTCATGGGACATCAAAGGAATTGGAAAACGCTTCTTTCATTTTGTGATTGTATCTCTTTTATCAGTTATAACAAGCCTTGTGATGTTATATCCAACCTTCTTAGATTTACGCACTCATGGAGAAAGTTTTTCAAATGTTGACAGTATCTTTACAGAAAAAAGTTGGTATCTTGACGTATTTGCAAAAAATTTCATTGGAAGTTTTGACACTACTAAATATGGATCAATTCCAATGATCTACGTGGGATTATTTCCACTTCTTTTAGCGATTACCTTTTTCTTTGTAAAGTCGATCAAGTTTCACGTGAAACTTTCTTACTTTATACTCTTGACCATTCTTATTTTGAGTTTTCGTTTTCAATTATTAGATCTCCTTTGGCAAGGTATGCACGCGCCAAATATGTTTCTTCATCGATACTCTTGGATCTTTTCTTTGACGATTATTCTGATGGCAGGAGAAGTACTAAATCGAATAGAGGAGATCACTTGGATTCGTTTTAGTCTTGCTAATTTCCTCCTTATTCTAGGATTTGGAGCAACTGTCCTTTACAGCAGTCACTATAAATTTTTAGATGCTGTCAATTTTATTGTTACTTTTGAATTTTTAATTGCTTTCTATTTGGTCTGTTTAGGATTTATCCTAAAAAAGATACCGCCTAGACTTTTCTATCTTTCGATCCTTTTTTTCTCCATTTTTGAATTATCGGTAAATAGTTATTATCAAATGGAAGGAATTGCGAATGAATGGGTCTTTGCTTCTCGATCATCCTACGAACGCGACTTAAAAGCCATCCAATCCTTAGTAAGAGAGAAGACAGACTCAAATTATCGGACTGAGATTCTACATCCACAAACGGGCAATGATAGCATGAAGTATGGTTATAATGGAATTTCTCAATTTTCATCTGTACGAAATACGGATGCTAGCTCGACATTGGACAAACTAGGATTTAAATCTGAAGGAACTAACCTCAATCTTCGATACCAAAACAATTCTATTTTAATGGATAGTCTATTTGGTGTTCGCTATAATTTAAGCCAACAACCTGTTCAAAAATTTGGATTTAAAGAGATTGCAACCAAAAATGGAGTCTCACTTTCAGAAAACGAATATGCCTTACCAATCGCCTTTCTGTCAGCAAAACCTTATAAAAATACTTCCTTTACGAATTTGACACTGGATAATCAGACACGATTCATCCATCAAATCACGGATGAAAAATATAAATTTTATAAGAAATTAAATATTCTCTCGCCTACTTCACAAAATACTACATCTTCGTTGCAAACTGCAAAAATTGAAGAAGATAGTCATCTTTCCTACGCAAGTATTCAATATGAAGTAACGGTTCCTACCCATAGCCAACTATATGTCAATGTTCCAAATTTACAATTTTCAAACGATGATCGGAAAGATATTGAAATCAGCTACAATGGACAGACCCAACGCTATACCATTGATAATGCCTTTCCATTCTTTTCAATTGGCCATTTTGACACAGAAGAAACAGTTACTATTCGTATGAGTTTTCCAGAAAATTCGACAGTCTCCTTTGATACACCAGAATTTTTTGCTCTGGATCTTGACCAATACACACAAGCTATCGCTAGTATTCGTCAGCAAGAAGTTGCTATTCACAAAAAGAAAAACAAATTGGTAGCAGCCTATAACGCAAATAGAGACACTACCCTTATTTTTACACTCCCTTATGATAAAGGCTGGTCAGCTAAACAAAATGGAAAGCCTATCCAAATTCATCGCATCCAGAAAGGATTGATGGGAGTTCGTGTTTCAAAAGGATCCGGAACAGTCACCTTAACATTTGTTCCCCAAGGCTTCATTGAAGGACTCATTGCCTTTTTCATTGGAATCATTCTCTTCTTCCTCTACGAATGGAGACAAATAAAAAGACGAAAAAGTTAA
- the rlmH gene encoding 23S rRNA (pseudouridine(1915)-N(3))-methyltransferase RlmH: MKIKLITVGKLKEKYLKDGIAEYIKRLGRFAKVEQVELVDEKTPDRASQLENQQILEKEGERILSKISDKEYVIVLAIEGKQFPSEKFSQTIDQIMTSGYSNLTFVIGGSLGLSPEVKKRGNLLMSFGQLTLPHQLMKLVLVEQIYRAFMIQQGSPYHK; the protein is encoded by the coding sequence ATGAAAATTAAATTGATAACCGTTGGAAAATTAAAAGAAAAATACTTAAAAGATGGGATCGCGGAGTATATTAAAAGGCTTGGTCGATTTGCAAAAGTAGAACAGGTTGAGTTAGTTGATGAAAAAACTCCAGATCGTGCCAGTCAACTTGAAAATCAACAAATCCTTGAAAAAGAGGGGGAACGAATTCTCTCTAAAATTTCAGATAAGGAATATGTGATTGTATTAGCCATTGAAGGAAAACAATTTCCTTCAGAGAAATTTAGTCAAACGATTGACCAGATTATGACATCTGGTTATTCAAACCTTACTTTTGTTATTGGAGGTAGTCTTGGTCTGTCTCCTGAAGTGAAAAAAAGAGGAAATCTATTAATGAGCTTTGGTCAATTAACTCTTCCTCATCAGTTGATGAAATTAGTGTTGGTGGAACAAATCTATCGTGCTTTCATGATTCAACAGGGGAGTCCTTACCATAAATAA
- the trpS gene encoding tryptophan--tRNA ligase — protein sequence MTKPIILTGDRPTGKLHIGHYVGSLKNRVLLQNKDEYNMFVFLADQQALTDHAKDPKTIVESIGNVALDYLAAGLDPEKVTIFIQSQIPELAELTMYYMNLVSLARLERNPTVKTEISQKGFGESIPTGFLVYPISQAADITAFKANFVPVGNDQKPMIEQAREIVRSFNHAYNTDTLVEPEGIYPENEAAGRLPGLDGNAKMSKSLNNGIYLADDADTLKKKVMSMYTDPDHIKVEDPGKIEGNMVFHYLDVFGRPEDVAEIAEMKEHYQRGGLGDVKTKRYLLEILDRELRPIRERRLEFAKDMGEVYSILEKGSERARNVAAQTLDEVKSAMGITYFKK from the coding sequence ATGACAAAACCCATCATTCTGACAGGAGATAGACCGACAGGAAAACTCCATATTGGCCACTATGTTGGTTCTTTAAAAAATCGCGTCTTGTTGCAAAATAAAGATGAGTATAATATGTTTGTTTTTCTAGCAGACCAGCAAGCTTTGACAGACCATGCAAAAGATCCAAAAACGATTGTAGAATCTATTGGTAATGTTGCTTTGGATTATCTGGCAGCTGGACTAGATCCTGAAAAAGTTACGATTTTCATTCAAAGTCAGATTCCTGAATTAGCGGAATTGACCATGTATTACATGAATCTAGTATCTTTGGCGCGACTTGAAAGAAACCCAACTGTAAAAACCGAGATTTCTCAAAAAGGTTTTGGTGAGAGTATTCCAACAGGATTTTTGGTATACCCTATTTCACAAGCAGCCGATATCACAGCTTTTAAAGCAAATTTTGTTCCAGTAGGAAATGATCAAAAGCCAATGATTGAGCAAGCTCGTGAGATTGTTCGTTCCTTTAATCATGCTTACAACACAGATACTTTGGTGGAACCGGAAGGGATTTATCCTGAAAACGAAGCAGCAGGGCGCTTACCCGGTTTAGACGGAAATGCTAAAATGTCTAAATCGTTGAATAATGGCATTTACCTAGCTGATGATGCAGATACTTTAAAGAAAAAAGTGATGAGTATGTATACTGATCCTGATCATATTAAAGTAGAGGATCCAGGAAAAATCGAAGGCAATATGGTATTTCATTACCTGGATGTATTTGGCCGTCCAGAAGATGTAGCTGAAATTGCAGAAATGAAAGAACATTATCAACGTGGTGGACTTGGTGATGTAAAGACCAAACGATATCTTTTAGAAATTTTAGATCGTGAATTAAGACCAATTCGTGAAAGACGACTTGAGTTTGCAAAGGATATGGGTGAGGTCTACTCTATTCTTGAAAAAGGAAGTGAGCGCGCTCGAAATGTAGCAGCTCAAACACTGGATGAAGTAAAATCTGCGATGGGAATTACCTATTTTAAAAAATAA
- a CDS encoding sensor histidine kinase: MIQSLILSFLLGGIIVLTFALVDEKIYQEHQFAFIFLLSTFVLLFESLLVFLDVTLFSNIRLSDLNMLLWPVYLYPYYHYANRTNRLCAIFYSFFTYLAVEGTATFLTIIVSSVLGDAVVAAYSIVYNMCIRLVSLGIILKLIDLFEFDFTPFYEKEFEKYLKRLICVYFAIFVVINFALWISEQAQFKNFGSMLATICFFSFVVSLFHMKIERDQYRKNLELEYKEFSEQQMSRYMAEIQSLYSIVRGFRHDLGNLVISMSLAIEEENIPEIQRIHREVLEKGYKEINTEALSGFNLVNIKDSALRSILIRGWLDARDAGVEMTFETSEPIEQLPVDLLDIVRIVGILVTNALEASKEAEEKKVHIAIFSISKIVYLVIHNTTNEITFDIRKIYEEGYSTKGENRGLGLNNVRKILANYGTMFLETELQGNRFLQVLKIGGYEQE, translated from the coding sequence GTGATTCAGTCATTAATCTTGTCTTTTCTCTTGGGAGGGATCATTGTTCTGACGTTTGCATTAGTGGACGAAAAAATCTATCAGGAACATCAATTTGCATTTATCTTTCTGCTGAGCACCTTTGTTCTTCTTTTTGAAAGTCTCTTAGTATTTTTAGATGTGACTTTATTTTCAAATATTCGACTCTCTGATTTAAATATGCTCTTATGGCCGGTTTATTTATATCCTTATTATCATTATGCCAATCGGACGAATCGCTTGTGCGCCATTTTTTATTCTTTTTTTACTTATTTAGCGGTTGAAGGAACAGCAACTTTTCTGACGATAATTGTCTCTTCAGTATTGGGGGATGCTGTAGTAGCAGCTTACTCGATTGTCTACAATATGTGCATTCGTTTGGTCTCTTTAGGAATCATTTTGAAGTTAATTGACTTATTTGAATTTGATTTCACTCCTTTTTATGAGAAAGAATTTGAAAAATATTTAAAGAGACTCATCTGTGTTTATTTTGCTATATTTGTAGTGATTAATTTTGCTTTATGGATTAGTGAACAAGCGCAATTTAAAAATTTTGGGAGTATGTTGGCAACGATTTGTTTTTTCTCTTTTGTAGTCAGCTTATTCCATATGAAAATCGAGCGAGATCAGTATCGTAAAAATTTAGAACTGGAGTATAAAGAATTTTCTGAGCAACAAATGAGTCGGTATATGGCTGAAATTCAAAGTCTCTATTCTATTGTTAGGGGATTTCGTCATGATTTGGGAAATTTAGTTATTTCTATGTCATTAGCTATTGAGGAAGAAAATATTCCAGAAATACAGAGAATCCATAGAGAAGTATTGGAAAAAGGTTATAAAGAGATCAATACAGAAGCATTATCAGGATTCAACTTGGTCAATATCAAAGATTCTGCTTTACGAAGTATTTTGATTCGAGGCTGGTTGGATGCAAGAGATGCTGGGGTGGAAATGACCTTTGAAACGAGTGAACCAATCGAGCAACTACCAGTTGATTTATTAGATATCGTGAGAATCGTTGGGATTCTAGTGACAAACGCTTTGGAAGCTTCAAAAGAAGCAGAAGAAAAGAAAGTTCATATTGCTATTTTCTCTATTTCAAAAATTGTTTACTTAGTGATTCATAATACAACAAATGAAATCACTTTTGATATTAGAAAAATATATGAAGAAGGCTATTCGACAAAAGGAGAAAATAGAGGACTAGGATTAAATAATGTGAGAAAAATCTTAGCAAATTATGGAACGATGTTTTTAGAAACGGAATTGCAAGGAAATCGTTTTTTACAAGTTTTGAAGATTGGAGGATACGAACAAGAATGA
- a CDS encoding ATP-binding cassette domain-containing protein — MLTVSDVSLRFSDRKLFDDVNINFTEGNTYGLIGANGAGKSTFLKILAGDIEPTTGHISLGPDERLSVLRQNHFDYEDERVIDVVIMGNEKLYNIMKEKDAIYMKEDFSDEDGVRAAELEGEFAELGGWEAESEASQLLQNLNISEDLHYQAMSELANGDKVKVLLAKALFGKPDVLLLDEPTNGLDIQSITWLEDFLIDFENTVIVVSHDRHFLNKVCTHMADLDFGKIKLYVGNYDFWKESSELAAKLQADRNAKAEEKIKQLQEFVARFSANASKSKQATSRKKMLDKIELEEIVPSSRKYPFINFKAEREIGNDLLTVENLSVKIDGETILDNISFILRPGDKTALIGQNDIQTTALIRALMDDIEYEGTVKWGVTTSRSYLPKDNSRDFAGGESILDWLRQFASKEEDDNTFLRGFLGRMLFSGDEVNKSVNVLSGGEKVRVMLSKLMLLKSNVLVLDDPTNHLDLESISSLNDGLKNFKESIIFASHDHEFIQTLANHIIVLSKNGVIDRIDETYDEFLENEEVQAKVKELWSQS; from the coding sequence TTGCTTACAGTATCAGACGTCTCACTACGTTTTAGTGATCGAAAATTGTTTGACGATGTCAATATCAACTTTACAGAAGGAAATACATACGGTCTCATCGGTGCCAACGGTGCTGGAAAGTCAACCTTTTTAAAAATTTTAGCTGGAGATATTGAACCAACAACTGGTCATATTTCTCTTGGCCCTGATGAACGTTTGTCTGTTTTGCGTCAAAATCACTTTGACTACGAAGACGAGCGGGTCATCGATGTTGTCATTATGGGAAATGAAAAGCTCTACAACATTATGAAGGAAAAAGATGCTATCTACATGAAAGAAGATTTCTCTGATGAAGATGGTGTCCGTGCAGCTGAACTTGAAGGTGAATTTGCCGAACTTGGTGGATGGGAAGCAGAAAGTGAAGCATCTCAATTGCTTCAAAATCTAAATATTTCAGAAGACCTTCATTATCAAGCTATGAGCGAGTTAGCCAATGGGGATAAAGTGAAAGTTCTCTTAGCTAAAGCCCTTTTTGGTAAACCAGATGTCCTTCTTTTGGACGAGCCGACCAATGGATTGGATATTCAATCCATTACCTGGTTAGAAGATTTTCTGATTGATTTTGAAAATACGGTTATCGTTGTATCCCATGACCGCCACTTTTTGAACAAAGTCTGCACCCATATGGCGGATCTCGACTTTGGAAAAATTAAACTTTACGTCGGAAACTATGATTTCTGGAAAGAATCTTCTGAACTTGCAGCAAAATTACAAGCAGATAGAAATGCAAAAGCTGAAGAAAAAATTAAACAATTGCAAGAGTTTGTCGCACGTTTCTCAGCCAACGCTTCAAAATCAAAACAAGCAACTTCGCGTAAAAAAATGCTTGACAAGATTGAACTTGAAGAAATTGTTCCATCTAGTCGGAAGTACCCATTTATCAACTTTAAGGCAGAACGAGAAATTGGTAACGATCTCTTGACAGTTGAAAATCTTTCTGTCAAGATCGATGGAGAAACCATCCTTGACAATATCAGCTTTATCTTACGTCCTGGTGACAAAACCGCCCTTATCGGACAGAACGATATTCAAACAACCGCTTTGATCCGTGCATTGATGGATGATATTGAATATGAAGGAACTGTCAAGTGGGGAGTTACAACTAGTCGATCATATCTACCAAAAGACAACAGTCGTGATTTTGCAGGTGGTGAAAGTATTCTTGATTGGCTTCGTCAATTTGCAAGTAAAGAAGAAGATGACAATACTTTCCTTCGTGGTTTCTTAGGACGGATGCTCTTTTCGGGTGACGAAGTTAACAAGTCTGTCAACGTCTTGTCAGGGGGAGAAAAAGTTCGTGTCATGTTGTCTAAATTGATGCTCCTCAAGTCAAATGTTCTTGTACTGGATGATCCAACCAATCACTTGGATTTGGAGTCTATTTCAAGTTTGAATGATGGATTGAAGAATTTTAAAGAATCGATTATCTTTGCCAGCCATGACCACGAATTCATTCAAACACTCGCCAACCATATTATCGTTCTTTCAAAAAACGGCGTAATCGATCGTATTGATGAAACCTATGATGAGTTTCTTGAAAATGAAGAAGTTCAAGCAAAAGTGAAAGAACTTTGGAGTCAATCATAA
- a CDS encoding response regulator transcription factor, whose translation MKIFLLEDELSQQIRVEKHIAEIAKELEIKLEVISTGKISEFENYIQHSDIHQLYFLDIHIQDNEYCGLEIAQKIREANPYAIIVFITTKSEFASITYRYKVSALDFIDKNLNEDLFRLKIKECIEYLTTIQIGNDDLTDYFEYDFKDKKIKIPFKDILYIETVGSAYKLNLVGKNFQKEIAGSLSDVLEKDVEERYFSPHQSFIVNRSMIIGMDKKKKQLLLKEGYSCPISRSNIKRAKKLIEEQNLEFSA comes from the coding sequence ATGAAGATTTTTTTATTAGAAGATGAGCTCTCTCAACAGATACGGGTAGAAAAACATATTGCAGAAATTGCTAAGGAATTAGAAATTAAACTTGAAGTGATTTCTACCGGTAAAATTTCGGAATTTGAAAATTATATCCAACATTCGGATATCCACCAATTATATTTTCTAGATATTCATATCCAAGACAATGAGTATTGTGGGCTGGAAATTGCTCAAAAAATACGAGAAGCAAATCCTTATGCCATTATTGTTTTTATTACTACAAAATCAGAATTCGCTTCGATTACCTATCGTTATAAAGTATCTGCCTTAGATTTTATTGATAAAAATTTGAATGAAGATTTATTTAGATTAAAAATCAAGGAGTGTATTGAGTACCTAACAACTATTCAAATTGGAAATGATGATTTGACAGATTATTTTGAGTATGACTTTAAGGATAAAAAGATAAAAATTCCATTTAAGGATATTCTTTATATTGAAACTGTTGGTTCGGCTTATAAATTAAACTTAGTTGGGAAAAATTTTCAAAAAGAAATTGCGGGAAGTTTATCAGATGTCTTGGAGAAAGATGTGGAGGAGAGATATTTCAGTCCCCATCAATCTTTTATCGTGAATAGAAGTATGATCATTGGAATGGATAAGAAAAAGAAACAGCTGCTGTTGAAAGAAGGGTATTCTTGTCCAATCTCAAGAAGCAATATCAAACGTGCCAAAAAATTAATTGAAGAGCAAAATTTAGAATTTAGTGCTTGA